One part of the Gemmatimonadota bacterium genome encodes these proteins:
- a CDS encoding 2-C-methyl-D-erythritol 2,4-cyclodiphosphate synthase — MIRVGIGYDSHRFGAGRPLILGGVTIPYSLGLVGHSDADAVSHALTDAILGAAALGDIGRLFPDTDPAYANADSIPLLIEAHRRVIAAGWTMQQCDITVIAQAPKLAPHVPAMQARLAEALGVGDGAVSVKAKTNEGMGFLGRGEGIAVIAVATLRPV; from the coding sequence GTGATTCGCGTCGGGATCGGCTACGACTCGCACCGTTTCGGTGCCGGGCGCCCGCTGATCCTCGGCGGCGTCACCATTCCGTATTCGCTGGGCCTTGTCGGCCATTCCGACGCCGACGCGGTCTCTCACGCGCTCACGGACGCGATCCTCGGCGCCGCGGCGCTGGGCGACATCGGCCGGCTCTTCCCCGACACCGATCCGGCCTACGCCAATGCCGACTCGATTCCGCTGCTGATCGAGGCGCACCGCCGCGTGATTGCCGCCGGCTGGACCATGCAGCAGTGCGACATCACCGTCATCGCGCAGGCGCCGAAGCTGGCGCCGCATGTCCCCGCGATGCAGGCGCGCCTCGCCGAGGCGCTGGGTGTCGGCGATGGGGCGGTGTCGGTGAAGGCCAAGACCAACGAGGGGATGGGTTTCCTCGGCCGCGGCGAAGGGATCGCCGTGATCGCCGTCGCGACGCTGCGGCCAGTCTGA
- the mqnC gene encoding dehypoxanthine futalosine cyclase, producing the protein MSTVDRSSSEFREALELYQRAPLLELGALADATRHRLHPDPTVSYIIDRNINYTNVCVADCAFCAFYRRPKDNEGYVLSFEEIGAKIDECKAIGGAQILLQGGHNPYIPFDWYLELMRYIKVHHPIHIHGFSPSEVVFFSERFRIPMPEVVRQLHEAGLDSIPGGGGEILVDEVRERVAKKKAQTDEWLGVQEEAHRQGMKTSVTMMYGLGESDADRIEHFFRIREVQARTGGFTAFIAWPLQPEGTAMSDRVKTDAVTYLRTLATARILVDNIPNMQASWVTMGLKVGQVALRFGANDFGSLMMEENVVSAAGTTYRATIEEMERAIRDAGMHPARRRQDYSLIESPLAAVA; encoded by the coding sequence ATGAGCACCGTGGATCGCAGTAGCAGCGAGTTTCGCGAGGCGCTCGAGCTCTACCAGCGCGCCCCGCTGCTCGAACTCGGCGCCCTGGCCGATGCCACCCGCCACCGGCTCCACCCGGATCCGACGGTGTCGTACATCATCGACCGGAACATCAACTACACCAACGTCTGCGTGGCCGACTGCGCCTTCTGCGCCTTCTACCGCCGGCCGAAGGACAATGAGGGGTACGTCCTCTCGTTCGAGGAGATCGGCGCCAAGATCGACGAGTGCAAGGCGATCGGTGGCGCGCAGATCCTGCTGCAGGGCGGCCACAACCCGTACATCCCGTTCGACTGGTACCTCGAGCTGATGCGCTACATCAAGGTGCATCACCCTATTCACATCCACGGCTTCTCGCCGTCGGAAGTGGTCTTCTTCTCGGAGCGCTTCCGGATCCCGATGCCCGAGGTCGTGCGCCAGCTGCACGAGGCCGGTCTCGATTCGATTCCCGGTGGTGGCGGCGAGATCCTGGTGGACGAAGTGCGCGAGCGCGTCGCCAAGAAGAAGGCGCAGACCGACGAGTGGCTCGGCGTGCAGGAAGAGGCGCATCGCCAGGGGATGAAGACCTCGGTGACGATGATGTACGGCCTGGGCGAGTCCGACGCCGATCGGATCGAACACTTCTTCCGCATCCGCGAAGTGCAGGCGCGCACCGGTGGCTTCACCGCGTTCATTGCCTGGCCGCTGCAGCCGGAAGGGACGGCAATGAGCGACCGCGTCAAGACCGACGCCGTCACCTACCTGCGCACGCTGGCCACCGCCCGCATCCTCGTTGACAACATCCCCAACATGCAGGCCAGTTGGGTGACGATGGGGCTGAAGGTGGGGCAAGTGGCCCTGCGCTTTGGTGCCAACGACTTCGGGTCGCTGATGATGGAGGAGAACGTCGTCTCCGCCGCCGGCACGACGTACCGCGCCACGATCGAGGAGATGGAACGCGCCATTCGTGATGCCGGCATGCACCCGGCGCGGCGTCGGCAGGACTACTCGCTGATCGAGTCGCCTCTGGCGGCGGTCGCGTGA
- a CDS encoding menaquinone biosynthesis protein, producing MRLGRLPWINTAPVFAAMDRGVVSCGAEVVTATAAELNDLLAAGELDVSAVSAVEYARDASLYHLLPNLAISCDGPVHSVALFSKRPVNELDGATVLRTASSRTSVLLLELLCKHRWQVTPQFATVRAEPNDLAGLQALPHDAVLVIGDAALHLRASGQYPVFIDLGQAWKEWTGLPFVFAVWAARRDADRTEALALHERLCASRDWGVGNLDIIAAEAAARTGIPAATCRAYLGDLDYDLSYRHLAGLTEFFGRLAADGLVPNGSLTFLTAA from the coding sequence GTGAGGCTGGGCCGGCTCCCCTGGATCAACACCGCCCCGGTCTTCGCGGCGATGGACCGGGGTGTGGTCTCCTGCGGCGCCGAAGTGGTCACCGCCACGGCCGCAGAATTGAACGACCTCCTCGCGGCCGGCGAGCTCGACGTGAGCGCCGTCTCAGCGGTGGAGTATGCCCGCGACGCCTCGCTCTACCACCTGCTGCCGAACCTCGCCATCTCCTGCGATGGCCCGGTCCACTCCGTGGCGCTCTTCTCGAAGCGGCCGGTCAACGAACTCGACGGGGCCACCGTGCTCCGCACCGCCTCGTCGCGCACGTCGGTGCTGCTGCTCGAACTGCTCTGCAAGCACCGCTGGCAGGTGACACCGCAGTTCGCGACGGTGCGCGCCGAGCCGAACGACCTGGCGGGCTTGCAGGCGCTGCCGCACGACGCGGTGCTGGTGATCGGCGACGCCGCGCTCCACCTCCGCGCCTCGGGGCAGTACCCAGTGTTCATCGACCTGGGGCAGGCGTGGAAGGAATGGACCGGGCTGCCCTTCGTCTTCGCCGTCTGGGCGGCCCGCCGCGACGCCGATCGCACCGAAGCACTGGCCCTGCACGAGCGGCTCTGCGCCTCGCGCGACTGGGGCGTGGGGAACCTCGACATCATTGCCGCCGAAGCGGCCGCACGCACCGGGATCCCGGCGGCCACCTGCCGCGCCTATCTCGGCGACCTCGACTACGATCTCTCCTACCGGCACCTCGCGGGGCTGACCGAATTCTTCGGGCGCCTCGCCGCCGACGGACTGGTACCGAATGGCTCACTCACCTTTCTCACGGCGGCCTGA
- a CDS encoding DUF4112 domain-containing protein, whose translation MTTWLDDGIRVPGTSFRFGIDPILGLLPGVGDAAGAALSAAIVAEAVRQGVSRFTLTRMAGNVALDAAFGTVPLLGDLFDAIWKANRRNLVLLERHLTEPPTAARADRRFVVVVVGALVVLVGALMLAGAMLSVAILQWLFARV comes from the coding sequence GTGACCACCTGGCTGGATGACGGCATTCGCGTGCCCGGCACGTCGTTCCGATTCGGCATCGACCCGATTCTCGGGCTGTTGCCGGGCGTCGGCGATGCTGCCGGTGCCGCGCTCTCCGCGGCCATCGTGGCGGAGGCCGTGCGGCAGGGGGTCTCGCGCTTCACCTTGACACGAATGGCCGGCAACGTGGCACTCGATGCCGCCTTCGGCACTGTGCCGCTCCTGGGCGATCTCTTCGACGCGATCTGGAAGGCCAATCGTCGGAACCTCGTCCTCCTCGAGCGGCACCTGACCGAGCCGCCAACGGCCGCACGCGCCGATCGCCGCTTCGTGGTGGTGGTGGTCGGGGCACTGGTCGTCCTGGTTGGCGCCTTGATGCTCGCCGGCGCGATGCTGAGCGTGGCCATACTGCAGTGGCTGTTCGCCCGCGTGTAA
- the xerD gene encoding site-specific tyrosine recombinase XerD, whose amino-acid sequence MSLGDLPPELVAAFHLPSFRDHLSLEAGHSPNTIEAYQRDLSRLVSFARSKGITEPRQLTTPLLREFIFLLKDLELSGATIRRHVSSVRTWFAFMAAEGLVEKDPSDRLETPKKWRTLPDTLSVEEVDRLLAAPQVDETLAWRDRAMLELAYGAGLRVSELCDMGLTDLLLGDGLVRAFGKGRKERLVPIGRPIVSAVSVYLHTTRAELDRGKSQGRVLLNARGEPLSRVGAWGIVKKRAAQAGITKRVTPHTLRHSFATHLLEGGADLRAVQEMLGHADLSTTQIYTHVDRDYLRNVHRKFHPRG is encoded by the coding sequence GTGAGCCTCGGCGATCTTCCTCCCGAGCTCGTGGCTGCCTTTCACCTGCCGTCGTTCCGCGACCACCTCTCGCTCGAGGCCGGGCATTCGCCCAACACCATCGAGGCGTATCAGCGCGACCTGTCGCGCCTGGTGTCATTCGCGCGGTCGAAGGGGATCACCGAGCCCCGGCAGCTCACGACGCCGTTGCTGCGCGAGTTCATCTTCCTCCTCAAGGACCTCGAGTTGAGTGGCGCCACCATCCGGCGCCACGTCTCGTCGGTGCGGACGTGGTTCGCGTTCATGGCGGCCGAGGGGCTGGTGGAGAAGGACCCGAGCGATCGACTCGAGACGCCGAAGAAGTGGCGGACGCTGCCCGACACGCTCTCCGTCGAGGAAGTCGATCGGCTGCTCGCCGCGCCGCAGGTGGACGAGACCCTCGCCTGGCGTGATCGTGCGATGCTCGAGCTGGCCTACGGGGCCGGACTCCGCGTCTCGGAGCTCTGTGACATGGGTCTCACCGACCTGCTGCTCGGTGACGGCCTGGTGCGGGCGTTCGGGAAGGGACGGAAGGAGCGACTGGTGCCGATCGGTCGACCGATCGTGAGCGCGGTGTCGGTGTATCTGCACACCACGCGCGCCGAGCTCGATCGGGGGAAGTCACAAGGGAGGGTGCTGCTCAACGCCCGCGGTGAACCCTTGAGCCGGGTCGGGGCGTGGGGCATCGTGAAGAAGCGGGCAGCGCAGGCGGGCATCACCAAGCGGGTGACGCCCCACACGCTGCGGCATTCCTTCGCGACGCACCTGCTGGAAGGGGGCGCCGACTTGCGGGCGGTGCAGGAGATGCTCGGCCACGCCGACCTCTCGACCACCCAGATCTATACCCACGTCGACCGCGACTACCTCCGGAACGTGCACCGCAAGTTCCACCCCCGCGGCTAG
- a CDS encoding dodecin domain-containing protein, giving the protein MSVAKVAELIAESEKSFKDAIEVGVARAHKTIRNVTGAWVEGQKVIVKEGKIVSFRVILKVTFVLDD; this is encoded by the coding sequence ATGTCTGTCGCCAAGGTTGCCGAGCTGATCGCCGAATCGGAAAAGAGCTTCAAGGATGCCATCGAGGTGGGCGTGGCCCGTGCCCACAAGACCATCCGCAACGTGACGGGCGCGTGGGTCGAGGGGCAGAAGGTCATTGTGAAGGAGGGGAAGATCGTGTCCTTTCGCGTCATCCTGAAAGTCACCTTCGTGCTCGACGACTGA
- a CDS encoding DUF1015 domain-containing protein encodes MRFSPFRAWRPRPDLVDRVVAPPYDVVNRAEAAALAAGNPLSFLHVGRSDIDLPPETDPHDDRIYAKAKENLDRVLADGTFVHDDTAAFYLYELTREGQAQVGVVGCVHVDDYEADLIKKHEKTRPDKEDDRTRHVLTLAAHAEPVFLTHRPEASLAALNAATMAQEPLYDLVTYDGVRQRVWRVVDTEAYAAAFAAMPDCYVADGHHRCASAWRTGKALRAANPHHTGDEDYNWFLAVLFPSDQLHILSYNRVVKDLHGLTPAAFLLRLAAVGTLTPTTTPVPDAAGTFGIYVDGSWHRLRLDSASIAADDPIGSLDASLLHERVLAPILGIGDVRVDQRIDFVGGIRGTAELEQRVQSGQDAVAFAMYPVSVAQLMAIADAGAIMPPKSTWFEPKLKSGFFVHTFDPKTPGGATQ; translated from the coding sequence ATCCGATTCAGTCCTTTCCGAGCGTGGCGCCCGAGGCCCGATCTGGTTGATCGCGTCGTCGCGCCGCCCTACGATGTCGTCAATCGTGCCGAGGCGGCTGCGCTGGCCGCCGGCAATCCGCTCTCCTTCCTCCACGTGGGGCGGTCCGACATCGACCTCCCTCCCGAGACCGACCCGCACGATGATCGGATCTACGCCAAGGCGAAGGAGAATCTCGACCGCGTGCTCGCCGACGGCACCTTCGTCCATGACGACACAGCCGCCTTCTACCTCTACGAACTGACTCGTGAGGGACAGGCACAGGTCGGCGTGGTTGGCTGCGTCCATGTCGACGACTACGAAGCCGACCTGATCAAGAAGCACGAGAAGACGCGGCCCGACAAAGAGGACGACCGCACCCGCCACGTGCTGACCCTTGCCGCGCACGCGGAGCCGGTCTTCCTGACGCACCGGCCGGAAGCCTCGCTGGCCGCGCTCAACGCCGCCACGATGGCGCAGGAGCCGCTCTACGATCTGGTCACGTATGACGGGGTTCGCCAGCGGGTCTGGCGCGTCGTTGATACCGAGGCCTATGCTGCCGCGTTTGCGGCGATGCCGGATTGCTATGTGGCCGACGGGCACCATCGCTGCGCCTCCGCGTGGCGTACCGGCAAGGCATTGCGGGCGGCCAACCCGCACCACACCGGCGACGAGGACTACAACTGGTTCCTCGCGGTGCTCTTTCCGTCGGATCAACTTCACATCCTCTCGTACAATCGCGTCGTGAAGGATCTGCATGGCCTCACGCCGGCGGCGTTTCTCTTGCGGCTCGCTGCGGTGGGCACCCTGACCCCAACCACGACACCCGTGCCCGATGCGGCCGGGACGTTCGGCATCTATGTCGACGGCAGCTGGCACAGGTTGCGCCTCGACTCGGCGTCCATCGCTGCCGACGACCCGATTGGCTCGCTCGACGCGTCGTTGCTCCACGAGCGCGTCCTCGCGCCGATCCTCGGCATCGGCGACGTCCGCGTCGATCAGCGGATCGACTTCGTCGGTGGCATCCGTGGAACGGCCGAACTCGAACAACGCGTGCAGTCAGGCCAGGATGCGGTTGCCTTCGCGATGTACCCCGTCTCGGTGGCCCAGCTCATGGCGATCGCCGATGCCGGCGCCATCATGCCCCCCAAGTCGACCTGGTTCGAGCCCAAGCTGAAGAGCGGCTTCTTCGTCCACAC